The Triticum aestivum cultivar Chinese Spring chromosome 7B, IWGSC CS RefSeq v2.1, whole genome shotgun sequence genome window below encodes:
- the LOC123158716 gene encoding MADS-box transcription factor 23-like: MVRGKAVIEKIENQTSRQVTFSKRKSGLFKKGKELGVLCDAQVGIFIFSNTGRLYEYSNSGMKPLIERYQAVKDGQKLLSASAEAKFWQAESARLEQQLHTLQENHRXXLGQHLSGLSFEDLKHLQNHLETSLYNIRLTKDKFIGDEMQELNMNESLMRQENIELHRKLNIVHQENTELQNKLTFKARKEFFPAEMLNDQGAVNMGITSPFTMCNITAPTDKKSVRLDSCHADWDDEPESSTLW, encoded by the exons ATGGTCCGCGGAAAGGCCGTGATCGAGAAGATCGAAAACCAGACAAGCCGACAGGTGACCTTCTCCAAGAGGAAGAGCGGAttgttcaagaagggcaaggaacTGGGCGTTCTCTGTGATGCCCAGGTagggatcttcatcttctccaacaccggacGCCTCTATGAGTACTCCAATTCCGG AATGAAACCCTTAATTGAAAGATACCAGGCTGTTAAAGATGGTCAAAAACTCCTGAGTGCAAGTGCTGAAGCTAAG TTTTGGCAAGCGGAAAGTGCTCGCCTGGAGCAGCAACTACATACCTTGCAAGAGAATCATCG NNNNNNNCTAGGACAACATCTATCTGGTTTATCTTTTGAAGACTTGAAGCATTTACAAAATCATCTAGAAACGAGCTTGTATAACATTCGACTAACTAAG GACAAATTTATTGGCGATGAAATGCAAGAGTTAAACATGAAT GAAAGCCTCATGCGTCAGGAAAATATAGAGCTACATAGGAAATTAAACATCGTTCATCAAGAGAATACGGAATTACAAAACAAG TTAACATTCAAAGCTCGAAAAGAGTTTTTCCCAGCTGAGATG TTAAATGATCAAGGAGCAGTGAACATGGGAATAACAAGTCCTTTTACCATGTGCAACATTACTGCTCCAACGGACAAAAAATCAGTTCGCCTGGATTCATGCCACGCAGATTGGGATGATGAACCAGAATCGTCCACCTTGTGGTGA
- the LOC123158717 gene encoding ricin B-like lectin R40C1 → MSSQGQKTFKILCRTNEDYCITVRWDDDGGIAVVMAPTNPRDQQQHWYKDTRFSSTEDEDGFPAFALVNKATGFAIKHSSGQSEPVTLVPYKYDPEAVDESVLWTESDDVGDGFRCIRMINNIHLNFDALDGVTELQDGTPIVLWEWLEGANQSWMILPWGTDGGLHPALSSECTMRIFCSAGEEYSIAARDGAVCLAPADPNDDLQHWVKDMRHGEDIKDEYEQPAFALVNKATGEAIQHSLEKGHPVRLAAYDPDCPDESVMWRESEDVGDDFHCIRMASNIQLNFDAVHGGEDESVVQDGTTIILFDWVEGDNQRWRIVPWCE, encoded by the exons ATGTCCAGTCAAGGGCAAAAAACGTTCAAGATCCTGTGCCGCACCAATGAGGACTACTGCATCACCGTCCGCTGGGATGACGACGGGGGCATCGCGGTCGTCATGGCGCCAACAAACCCCCGCGACCAGCAGCAG CACTGGTACAAGGACACGAGGTTCAGCTCTACGGAGGACGAGGACGGGTTCCCGGCGTTCGCGCTCGTCAACAAGGCCACCGGGTTCGCCATCAAGCACTCGTCTGGGCAGTCTGAGCCC GTAACTCTGGTGCCGTACAAGTACGACCCAGAGGCGGTGGACGAATCGGTGCTGTGGACGGAGAGCGACGATGTGGGCGACGGCTTCCGCTGCATCCGCATGATCAACAACATCCACCTCAACTTCGACGCGTTGGATGGCGTGACGGAACTCCAGGACGGCACCCCCATCGTGCTGTGGGAGTGGCTCGAGGGGGCGAACCAGTCCTGGATGATCCTGCCGTggggcaccgacggtggcctccaTCCTGCGCTGTCCTCTGAGTGCACCATGCGCATCTTCtgcagcgcaggcgaggagtacagCATCGCCGCAAGGGACGGCGCGGTGTGCCTCGCGCCTGCGGACCCCAACGACGACCTGCAG CACTGGGTGAAGGACATGAGGCACGGTGAAGACATCAAGGATGAGTATGAGCAGCCTGCGTTtgccctggtgaacaaggccaccGGTGAAGCCATCCAGCATTCCCTGGAAAAGGGCCACCCT GTTCGCCTTGCGGCATACGACCCGGACTGCCCGGACGAGTCGGTGATGTGGAGGGAGAGCGAGGACGTCGGCGACGACTTCCACTGCATCCGCATGGCGAGCAACATCCAGCTCAACTTCGACGCCGTCCATGGCGGCGAGGACGAGAGCGTGGTGCAGGACGGCACCACCATCATCCTGTTTGACTGGGTTGAGGGAGACAACCAGCGCTGGAGGATCGTTCCCTGGTGTGAGTAA